From Solea senegalensis isolate Sse05_10M linkage group LG19, IFAPA_SoseM_1, whole genome shotgun sequence, the proteins below share one genomic window:
- the tmem184a gene encoding transmembrane protein 184A: protein MNTSVDGIDPLTENDTVHLPSPLLPEKSGVSNMTIIMTSNGTIVGHQMFLNTVAAQALTGIFVWSALLITFHQIYTHLRSYTVPNEQRYIIRILLIVPVYSFDSWLSLLFISNDQYYVYFDSVRDCYEAFVIYNFLSLSFEYLGGESGIMSEIRGKPIESSCLYGTCCLGGMSYSIGFLRFCKQATLQFCVVKPIMAVITIILQAFGKYHDGDFNVNGGYLYITIIYNFSVSLALYALFLFFFATSDLLRPYEPVLKFLTIKSVIFLSFWQGMVLAILERCDVIPYALSIDGQQVGAGTVAAGWQNFIICIEMFFAAIALRYAFTCTVYQEKKNEVPDNIPPMQSISSGLKETINPGDMVQDAIHNFSPAYQQYTQQSTQEVVPPSTNGKVVTGNMPSRKSDKIMLITSDDEF, encoded by the exons ATGAACACATCAGTGGACGGAATTGATCCATTGACGGAAAACGACACTGTTCACCTGCCTTCGCCCCTTCTCCCTGAGAAGTCTGGTGTGTCCAATATGACCATCATTATGACCAGCAACGGGACAATCGTAGGGCACCAGATGTTCCTCAACACAGTGGCTGCTCAGGCCCTCACAGGGATCTTTGTCTGGTCTGCCTTGCTCATAACATTTCACCAG ATCTATACACACCTGCGGTCCTACACTGTCCCCAATGAGCAGCGCTACATCATCCGCATCCTGCTAATTGTGCCAGTCTACTCCTTTGATTCTTGGCTCAGCCTGCTCTTCATCAGCAACGACCAGTACTACGTCTACTTTGATTCCGTCCGAGACTGCTATGAAG CATTTGTCATTTACAATTTCCTGAGCCTGTCCTTCGAGTATCTGGGAGGAGAGAGTGGAATCATGTCCGAGATTCGAGGGAAGCCTATAGa GTCAAGTTGTCTCTATGGTACCTGCTGTCTCGGTGGTATGAGCTACTCCATTGGCTTTTTAAGATTCTGCAAACAG GCAACTCTCCAGTTCTGCGTTGTCAAACCCATCATGGCAGTCATCACCATCATCCTGCAGGCCTTTGGCAAATATCATGACGGAGATTTTAA TGTGAATGGAGGCTACCTATACATCACAATCATCTACAACTTCTCAGTCAGCCTGGCCCTCTACgcactcttcctcttcttcttcgccACGAGCGACCTGCTCAGGCCGTACGAGCCGGTGCTGAAGTTCCTCACGATTAAATCGGTCATCTTCTTATCCTTCTGGCAAG GAATGGTGCTCGCCATCTTGGAGCGCTGCGACGTCATCCCCTACGCGCTCTCCATCGACGGACAGCAGGTGGGCGCCGGGACTGTGGCCGCGGGCTGGCAGAACTTCATCATCTGCATCGAGATGTTCTTCGCCGCCATCGCCCTGCGATACGCCTTCACCTGCACCGTCTACCAGGAGAAAAAGAACGAAGTGCCAG ACAACATCCCCCCGATGCAGAGCATCTCCAGTGGCCTGAAGGAGACCATCAACCCCGGCGACATGGTGCAGGACGCCATCCACAACTTCTCCCCCGCCTACCAGCAGTACACCCAGCAGTCCACGCAGGAGGTGGTCCCGCCCAGCACCAATGGGAAGGTGGTCACAGGCAACATGCCCTCCCGCAAGTCTGACAAAATCATGCTGATTACCTCTGATGATGAATTCTAG
- the psmg3 gene encoding proteasome assembly chaperone 3 has translation MSSPEPVVRSRQTERDVNGVSTQVVCTEFSNYIFVVLTQYGKIGTLISVTPDSKSNDISTPTLSTKVLLGKEEPLTHVCAKNLAMFVSQEAGNRPVLLGLALKDSSIDSIKQMKEIIKSCQVW, from the exons atgtcctcccctGAGCCGGTCGTCAGGtcgagacagacagagagagacgtgaATGGAGTTTCAACTCAGGTCGTCTGCACAGAGTTCAGTAATTACATATTCGTAGTTCTCACTCAGTACGGCAAAATCGGGACATTGATATCTGTCACACCAGACTCCAAATCCAATGACATCAGCACCCCAACGCTCTCCACCAAAGTGCTGCTGGGCAAAGAAGAG CCACTGACACACGTCTGTGCCAAAAACCTGGCAATGTTTGTGTCGCAGGAAGCCGGCAACAGGCCTGTGTTACTGGGACTGGCACTAAAGGATTCTTCCATTgattcaataaaacaaatgaaagagatAATCAAAAGCTGTCAAGTCTGGTAG